The following proteins are encoded in a genomic region of Oxobacter pfennigii:
- a CDS encoding LDCC motif putative metal-binding protein, with translation MKTLLGSIKKRYNEFIERLAKENEKSFGNGRLDCCQLNKNTKTNVKNK, from the coding sequence ATGAAGACATTATTGGGCAGCATTAAAAAAAGATATAATGAATTTATTGAAAGGCTGGCAAAGGAAAACGAAAAAAGCTTTGGAAACGGCAGATTGGATTGCTGCCAATTAAATAAAAATACCAAAACAAACGTTAAGAATAAGTAA